A genomic window from Megalobrama amblycephala isolate DHTTF-2021 linkage group LG2, ASM1881202v1, whole genome shotgun sequence includes:
- the LOC125256319 gene encoding calcium-activated chloride channel regulator 1-like — protein MDSRTVLVLLWMLLSSSTGIKLDGNGYVDVTIAISSRVPQDNTLIDKIKDMVTKGSIHLHQALDKKVYFKEATILVPPHWNSKDFTKARTESYEKANIRIDNANPAYGDEPYTLQYGECGAEAQFIHFTPNFLRNDTLIKTYGSRGKVLVHEWAHLRWGVYDEYSDTKPFYYSNGRIKATSCSKNIEGQFYDESRQPCQTHPQTLLPTKGCKFFPNKYQNTDNSIMFLPSLDSVSTFCRENEHNYEAPNLQNKKCGKATWTVIFEDSVDKDALRSLKPLLSSPPAPTFKVVQRKHRVVCLVLDVSGSMKGSRILRQQQAATHFLQTIIEDQASVGIVTFSDNAKTLSPLTTIDSESTREKLIKLLPKVAGGRTYVCKGLNLGLQVLEKDNGDVIGEIIFLTDGEASDNINSCVPAAIKSGANIHTIALGDKAAKALREMADKTGGNFFTASDDILSNQLLHGFSSLTIPTGDQTKDPVQIDSAGKKTSDWFNGTILVDQTIGTKTSFTITYETSLPDISIQSPSGSTYKQIQIHHYESAKTVTLKVPGTAQPGDWKYSIQTTISQSLTVTATSQAARADVPPIVVKTRMNQQFSDGTKPMIVFAEVSQNYMSVIKTEVWATLESESGSAQQLQLLDNGAGADAFKDDGVYSRYFTQMKKGRSSLKVRVKNLDGQARFTVQKRDGAPYVPGYVVNGVVELNPPKPPVSEEPLEVGRFTRTATGESFEVDFTGSTPPNFPPNRITDLSAEIQEDSVFLSWTAPGEDLDYGTAKSYEIRWSYDLQMLRENFSNAHVVNTAAVSPLEAGSVEQHSFNLSFTIQNGTTLFFAVQSEDKQNAKSETSNIAQASKILPDPNPSAISNPGLNLTVLVISLCVIMVICFAGAVITWSVRRRKALI, from the exons ATGGACTCAAGAACAGTGTTGGTCTTATTATGGATGTTGCTGTCGTCCTCCACTGGAATCAAACTAGATGGAAATGGTTATGTTGATGTTACCATTGCAATCAGTTCAAGAGTACCACAGGATAACACGCTCATTGATAAAATCAAG GACATGGTCACTAAAGGGTCGATTCATCTTCATCAAGCATTGGATAAAAAGGTTTATTTCAAAGAAGCAACGATACTCGTTCCACCCCACTGGAATAGTAAGGATTTTACCAAAGCAAGAACAGAGTCCTATGAAAAG GCAAACATAAGAATTGATAATGCTAATCCAGCATATGGTGATGAACCCTACACTCTTCAATATGGTGAATGTGGAGCTGAGGCTCAGTTCATTCATTTCACCCCAAACTTCCTCCGAAACGACACACTCATTAAGACTTATGGGTCAAGAG gaAAGGTCTTGGTTCATGAATGGGCTCATCTGAGATGGGGCGTGTATGATGAATACAGTGACACAAAGCCATTCTACTACTCTAATGGTCGTATTAAAGCTACAAG TTGTAGCAAAAACATTGAAGGTCAGTTTTATGATGAATCACGTCAACCATGCCAGACTCATCCACAAACTTTACTACCGACTAAAGGGTGCAAGTTTTTTCCTAACAAATATCAAAACACAGACAACTCTATAATGTTCTTACCAAGCCTGGATTCT GTGAGCACATTTTGTCGTGAAAACGAGCACAATTATGAAGCCCCAaacttgcaaaacaaaaaatgtggcAAAGCAACATGGACTGTGATATTTGAGGATTCTGTTGATAAAGACGCACTTCGTTCTCTGAAACCACTGCTGTCCTCTCCACCAGCGCCAACTTTCAAAGTTGTGCAGCGAAAGCATCGGGTTGTTTGTCTCGTCCTTGATGTCTCCGGAAGCATGAAA GGCTCCAGAATCCTCCGACAGCAGCAGGCTGCCACACATTTCCTGCAGACCATCATTGAGGATCAAGCCAGTGTTGGAATTGTAACCTTTAGTGATAATGCTAAAACTCTGAGCCCCTTGACTACTATTGACAGTGAATCCACACGAGAGAAACTCATCAAATTGTTGCCAAAAGTAGCAGGTGGAAGAACATACGTTTGTAAAGGCCTCAATCTTGGCTTACAG GTACTCGAAAAGGACAATGGGGATGTGATAGGGGAAATCATTTTTCTGACAGATGGTGAAGCATCAGACAATATTAATAGTTGTGTTCCAGCTGCAATTAAAAGTGGCGCCAATATACACACAATAGCTTTGGGTGATAAAGCAGCTAAAGCACTGAGGGAAATGGCTGACAAAACTG GGGGGAACTTTTTCACAGCCAGTGACGACATTCTCTCTAATCAGCTACTGCATGGATTTTCTTCACTCACGATACCAACAGGAGATCAAACAAAAGACCCAGTTCAG ATAGACAGTGcgggaaaaaaaacatcagacTGGTTCAATGGGACAATATTAGTGGATCAGACCATTGGTACCAAAACCAGCTTTACAATAACCTATGAAACAAGTTTACCTGACATTTCCATACAGTCACCAAGTGGCTCAACCTACAAACAAATACAGATCCATCACTATGAATCAGCAAAAACAGTCACTTTAAAAGTTCCAGGAACGGCACAG CCTGGGGACTGGAAATACAGTATCCAAACTACAATAAGTCAGTCTCTGACTGTAACAGCAACGAGTCAAGCGGCACGAGCTGATGTTCCTCCTATCGTTGTCAAAACCCGCATGAACCAGCAGTTCAGTGACGGCACTAAACCCATGATAGTGTTTGCTGAGGTCAGTCAGAATTACATGTCTGTAATAAAGACTGAAGTGTGGGCTACACTGGAGTCCGAATCTGGATCTGCACAACAATTACAACTTCTGGACAATGGAGCAG GAGCTGATGCTTTCAAAGATGATGGCGTCTATTCCAGATATTTCACACAGATGAAAAAAGGGAGAAGCAGCTTGAAAGTAAGAGTGAAGAATCTAGATGGACAAGCCAGATTCACTGTCCAAAAAAGGGATGGTGCCCCATACGTACCTGGATATGTGGTAAACG GTGTGGTGGAGCTGAACCCTCCAAAGCCTCCAGTTTCTGAGGAACCACTTGAGGTTGGAAGATTTACCAGGACAGCCACCGGAGAGAGTTTTGAAGTGGATTTTACAGGCTCAACCCCACCAAATTTCCCTCCTAACAGAATCACAGATCTGAGTGCTGAGatccaggaggactctgtgttTCTCAGCTGGACGGCTCCTGGTGAGGACCTCGACTATGGGACAG CTAAATCCTATGAGATCAGGTGGAGCTATGACCTTCAAATGCTTCGAGAAAACTTCAGCAATGCTCATGTAGTCAACACAGCTGCCGTCTCACCGCTGGAGGCTGGATCAGTTGAACAGCATTCATTCAATCTCAGTTTCACAATCCAAAATGGCACCACACTTTTCTTTGCAGTTCAGTCTGAAGACAAACAAAATGCGAAATCTGAAACCTCTAACATCGCTCAAGCTTCAAAGATCCTCCCTGATCCAAACCCCTCTGCAATATCAAACCCAGGCTTGAATTTGACAGTTCTAGTAATTTCGTTGTGTGTAATAATGGTCATATGCTTTGCTGGTGCTGTAATCACATGGTCAGTGAGACGCAGAAAAGCTTTGATATAA